Proteins encoded in a region of the Elaeis guineensis isolate ETL-2024a chromosome 7, EG11, whole genome shotgun sequence genome:
- the LOC105048754 gene encoding transcription factor NIGT1, whose translation MDFAERARRYQEYVEALEEERRKIEVFQRELPLCLQLVTQAIEGIRIQIGSSEEMVTDGPVLEEFIPLKPTSSSIEEEKGGLMEIEQERSEKKPDWLRSVQLWNQETDHSLPKGEPPKKPIAVNAKKSSGAFHPFEREKHIPAVPAGAAASSSTVGGGGGGGGGGEKEKDKEGQSQPPRKARRCWSPELHCRFLHVLDQLGGSHAATPKQIRELMKVDGLTNDEVKSHLQKYRLHARRPNPAVQSSSAGSPPAPQFVVVGGLWVPPPDYAAAAAAQPSDGAGASSNGVYAPVASLPSNLRYQKQQREKPSHRSPTGPLHSEGRGSGDDGATTSTSPTTSSSSQTTASPSF comes from the exons ATGGATTTCGCGGAGCGTGCACGGAGGTACCAGGAGTACGTGGAGGCGCTCGAGGAGGAGCGCCGGAAGATCGAGGTGTTCCAGCGCGAGCTCCCCCTCTGTCTCCAGCTCGTCACCCAAG CTATCGAGGGCATTAGGATACAGATCGGGAGCAGCGAGGAGATGGTGACGGATGGGCCAGTGCTGGAGGAGTTCATCCCCTTGAAGCCGACCTCCTCTTCGATCGAAGAGGAGAAGGGTGGCTTGATGGAGATCGAACAAGAGAGATCGGAGAAGAAGCCGGATTGGCTCCGATCGGTCCAGCTCTGGAACCAGGAGACAGACCATTCACTTCCTAAAGGg GAGCCTCCGAAGAAGCCGATCGCGGTGAATGCTAAGAAGAGCAGCGGAGCCTTTCACCCATTTGAAAGAGAGAAGCACATCCCGGCGGTGCCGGCGGGGGCGGCCGCGAGCTCATCCACggttggcggcggcggcggcggcggcggcggcggggagaaagagaaggataaggagggcCAGTCCCAGCCTCCCAGAAAGGCAAGGCGGTGCTGGTCACCGGAGCTCCACTGCCGGTTCCTCCATGTTCTCGACCAGCTCGGTGGCTCCCACG CGGCGACGCCGAAGCAGATCCGGGAGCTGATGAAGGTGGACGGTCTCACCAACGACGAAGTCAAGAGTCATTTGCAG AAATACCGGCTGCATGCTCGACGGCCAAACCCAGCAGTCCAGAGCAGCAGCGCTGGCAGCCCCCCGGCTCCACAGTTTGTAGTTGTCGGCGGATTATGGGTCCCACCGCCGGACTATGCAGCTGCAGCGGCTGCACAGCCATCTGATGGTGCTGGTGCTTCCTCAAATGGAGTCTATGCTCCTGTTGCATCGCTGCCATCCAATTTGAGATACCAAAAGCAGCAGCGTGAGAAGCCCTCACATAGGTCTCCCACTGGGCCACTACATTCAGAAGGTAGAGGCAGTGGAGATGATGGTGCTACTACCTCTACTTCCCCCACCACCTCCTCATCTTCTCAAACTACTGCTTCACCTTCATTTTGA